The genomic region gctgtgtatttttttaacgaAATGTTgcgaaatattattaaccAGTCAGAAAATttaaggaaaaaaatattgcagagtaaaaatttatgtacATTGTcagaaattttattatcaaagCATCCTTATAAACCAAAAACAAGGGAAATAATACATCCTCATATAACACCTCCGGAAAATCTAGCCCCTTCAGATTGTTTTAGTGCCAAAGCAAGTGGATTACAACAATTTATaccaaataattattatcgTACAAAATGGATTGAGTCCTTAAGGTCAGGAGAATATTTAGGAGATGACTATCCATGGAATTTATTACCAATGTGGAAATAttggaaaaaaagaaaatataatgtaaaatatgatgaaaTACCATGGTTTATTTCAAAAGTTAAAGGAGTTTCTTATTATCATCGATTAAATGTATGGATGGTTCAGTGGGTTGAAGATGGAGTTCATAGAATTCGAAGATTTCGATGTGCTTTTGGTGTTTTACAAGCAAAATTAGCAGCTGAACAGTTCAGAAGAAATTTGGAACAGTCAGGTAGAGTTGATAATAGGAAATCAGAAAGACAATTAAGAATGGATTACATACAAAAGAAAGATGAACGATTACTAaggaagaaaaaatattcgaAAATATCAAAGGGTCAGTTTTAGTTTGTGTATTATTCAACTTTTTTTCATtgtgaagaaaataataaacattttttttttgaccatataatttatattgcTGTTTATTTATGgggatatatatataagtcCATATATGAAGCGGAAAAAGCATATTCCATGTATTATAAGTATTTCGGTgttgttttaattttttttttttgcagtTGCATGAATAATATGcgtaaaaataaaataaatttatgaaaaaaaattataattaaaaaaaaaaaaaaaaatgaaaaataatgttattaaataattcaaagGAATGATGTCCAATAGCATCATATACCTACTTTATGTATAACGTAggttaaaataaaaatcagtatatatattttaatccATTTCAAAGAAcattctttttatttctgtTGTGCAATGTTTTATGGCTAGTTTAAGACGTAAATCTAGCGTATTGTCACAgttaatttttctatttggtgttgttaatataatacCACCCAAACATGATGCTCCTTCATTGTTTTCTGATGGAGGTGGGGGTAAATAATTACCTGACTTATCAAGTTctattttaacatttttagttatattaaattgttttttaattttttcagtATATTTATGTGCAGCTTCACTTAAACATCCATCAACAACAGATTTATCAACTTCTCGATACATAACAATAACATGTGGCTcttgtatataatataaagcTTGTACAATTAAATcgataattaaatttttatatttatctttatCTTTATATAGTTCTGCTAATTTATCACtacttattttataaatttctttaaaaaCTTGATCTTTTGCacacaattttttaagtcGAGCTTTATTAATAGCAGATGAATGATTTATAGatctttttatttccatttgttttgcttttttttgaaaCTCTAatctaattttttctttcattttttgaacAATTCTTAACTTTTCTATATTAAAATCTTCTAGTGCTTTTGCTTCAATTTCATGTGCTTTATCCTTTGCTTCATTTAAAATGAAGTTGACCATTTGTTGAATTTGCTTTTGTGCTTCTGCATCATCCTATCAAAACAGaatggaaaaaaagaaagtatgaaatatatgaatgtTTACATATATGAGACATATGTTTtgtaaatatgaataatagattgataacaaaaaataaaagacttttttaattcatatatataatattatataatataaatgatggAAACTTGCATATGTAGattttgtttaaatattaaatttgttttatttattttttttaaaacttaCGAGAGccattttctttaaaaatttaattcatgacaatttaatgaaaaatgttttttttattttattttttaacttttcaaaattaaatattataaaggAAGGGCGAGGGAAtgtaaacataaaaaattgtaagtgaaaaaaaatcaggaaaaaataaacaaactataagaataaaaaaaaatataagtataaATGGGAAATAAGATAAATCCGTTCATTTTATaagtttaaataatttatgtaggtatttatgttattattttttgttctttAAAAATCAAGATATATTATCCATTGATAAGTATTGGGCGTgctaaatgaaaatatcccaaaaaataaatccataaaaaaaaaactaatattatcgaaaaaaacttaaattattttaacaatttcCCAATACAtcgtttttattatttaacattttaattattataaatagaAACTTGTATTTGCTATTTGTTAGAATTTGAGATTAtacctttatttttttttatcacaGTTTTACTGGTAAgctatattttatacatcATTTAAATCTGTAAGTAAAGAAAATGTgtaaaatacatttttccTAATTTGAAGTATTTCCTATTtccacatatatatattatatatatatatatatttatttatttatttatttattataattgtgTATAACACataaatagaaaatgatgtttttaaattttgaataaaaaaaagaaaagaaaaaatgggAAAAAGTCTACTAagtttaaatttataattattttatttttttaaaaaaaacatttttaatattgttctttctttttttatgtaatgattttaaataatcagtgtttttggaaatatatatattttttaacttcCTAACTtgtttaataattttcatgtCATTTTGTtggaatttatttttatggcttatttttttaaaaaaataattttaaaaaaattgtgaaataagatataacaatattttaagaGCATAGAGGAATACatattattgtatattGGGAAATTGGTAGATTTTTGTTAAGTTGAAAGTTGtggtatgtatataaaaaaaagataggatagttttttgttttattttaaaatataacatttatttatatatattaaagaaataagcacgtttattatattgtagaaaaatgaataagatcttctatatattcatatataataaataatatattatattaatgttatacttttttttatgaaagaaaaattttgaaGGTACTTAGGgttgttatatttatattttcaaatatttccTGTGTCATTTattagtaaatatatataggaaATCAGAGAAAAggacataaataatatttgcaTGTGTGTATAGattttgtaatatataaaaatgtataaaaataaaaaaatataatagtttAACAATTGTAGTAAATGTGCAcacaaatttttaatttaattttgaggattgctttttttttttttttttttattatggtTTGTTGTTGTTTTGCtcgtttttattttgttttctctatttctttctttcatcctttcttatttttttattttgcttcaaattatttaaaaaaaataaatagtacAACACTTACAATAGTTGAAATTGGAAagcaaaattatttttaataaaaaaagttttaaaaaagtgTAAACAATATCAAGTGTGATGGGCTACGTGTATTCGAATTGTTTGCAATTCAACTATTTTTGCATTGCtagttattatataaacaaatgaacaaataaatgAGCAAATGATTGATTAATAAAATGCTTACCCCAATATGAATAACATATGTACAACAATCGTTGTAATCAAATTGTTGGATTTCTTACCTTTTCTAgatgatttttttaaattgctATACTTggtaatataaaaataaataatgttaatatataagtagctaaattatttgaagaatatgcatttttacATTGTTTGTTTGATGCTAATAGTAGTATATGttcttgtttttttattattaattaagaatggataaatataattcgatttttataaagcattttatatgtatatatctttttttttttttttttttttgtccaATGGAGTACAGAATAAAACGTGGAGGAACGCTGTACTTGATGTTATCAAAAACACAAACCTTTtaaggaaaaaaacaataatttgtttaaaaaataagaaatatattttgttaattttaaaatatatgaacagcaataataatataaataatgaaataactGATTGTTCCTCATTAGTGTAtccaaataaatatatattatctcCTTTTTCAAATGTATTGTAAGggcatatattaaataaaataatttatgagatatatgaaaataattgtaattaattttgttttttcatttttttggagtttttatttatttatttttatagaaaattaataatCGAGTCATGGAATCTAAGCCCTCTTTTCATTAATTGCATACAAATCGCATTTCCAaaacttatttatttcaaaatagTGATTAGCTCGCCTATTTGTATAGctttgttaaaaaattattgttttaACTCAAAAAGTTTGAgatatataacaatatgTTTTGCGAATACCGAactaaataatgaataccgagaaaaattaacaaaatctataaataattttttatttcgttGGAATATAAATGTTAAGTTAATTACAgaatagttttttttttttttggatattttttagacaaataataattgtataaaaatattgagTATGGATTTATAACGGccttaaaaatatgttgcaatttatatctttgatgaatatttgaaaaaggAATGTAGCTATTTTCGTAAATTGAAAAATGGAGATTCTTTACtccatttgtttttattttgtcatgatatttctttcataagaatgtatattatttttttgtttatttagACCAAAATTGTTTTGCATAATTGGGATTAAATTATActatatgtgcatataatGTGCAATACACACTTAAAATggttatttgttttatttttttttaatttgtattttttttgttttgtaattttttcatgtaTTTAGTGATATGATTTGCTGGCAAGTTTGACAAATTTGTTAACCTTTTCCTTTATCGTTTtgtaattaaaataaaataaatataatttttttttattgcatATAGCAACAGATATAaagtaaatattatttatttattttatgtaaaaGGGGGGGgggaaatatatatatatttctagTATACTTATGTTAATATGTAAggattattataaatatgcaaaagttaagtattatataattcgttttttttataattttgatatttttcaaaaaagtTGATTTATGTCATATATAAGTTTTAAAGGGCGAcctttttgtttttatagttatattttttattttataaaggaaaaaaaaatgtttaaaaattgGAGTGGAATGCAAGGATATATTATCAGgagttattttattttttgtaattaatttttttttttttttttcaaatttaataCTTTCAATTATCTATCATTTGTATGTGATAAAATTGAATAACTTAAAAAGGgagaaataaaacattggatttggaaaaaaaaaatactgttattaaataactatgtataaaaatatatgtagaGTATTTTCGTTCATGtgtgtgtttttttttctttttttttgtatttttttatttttaaataattatttgtaagaaatatttgcaatggataatgaaattaaacTGTTTATGGAAATGACAAAATTATCAGATAAAGATGAAGCAAAAAGATTGGTTGAAATGTGCAATGGGAATTTAGAGGTATATTCAGAataaaaagataataaaaaaattaaatatttgtaaatgTTGGCTTGAAAACTTGGATGTATTTACAAtgtgttttattttgtttgttatttttttaggaTAATATAGTTAAGTACTTAAAAAATGGAGAGTTAGAAAGTTTGAGCCAagtaaagaaaaaaaaaaaaaaatcacaGACATGTAtagttatatattgtatCGATAGTTTATGTATCAGTTTGATAAAACTTGTGaaattatttgttataatgttttatacaattttatttgggAACTACTTTTTTAGGGGAATGAATTGAAAAAGAGAAAAGGAAATGAGgataattcaaataaaacagAAAATATAGTAAACGATAAAGTGTATAAAAAGAGCGAAAACAATATAGTAAAATcccatttttttgaaatattaaataacaTAAGAGGAGTAATTTGCCCTTTATTtcgaaatatatataatatgataacatcatgttttaatttgataagtagttatatattaaattcatgtaataaaaacagTTTTACAGTATAttatgaagaaaaatatggaaaaatacatgtaaatttttttaatggaAATCTTAAAGATGcaataaataaatctaaaaaagaagaaaaattattacttgtttatttacatattgataatgaagaaagtgaatatttttgtaaacatatttatacaaatattgAAATTATACCATtctttgaaaataattgtatattatatgccCAAGATATTAGCAAGTATCCATTTATTGAATTgcatgataaaataaatatatatatgtttccACAAATCagtatattattaacatataCATCAAATATTAAAGAATTATCAGTAATATATGGAAGGCCAAGTGCTACAGATATTATACAATCTATTATTGAATGTATTGAAAAGGCTGctattgaaaaaaacaaaatggaAAGAAATAGATCAATGGTAAGTAATGTAAATGAAACTGTTTATAGGGATAGACTATTAAGAGAGGAACAAGACAGGGAATATCAAGAagctttaaaaaaagataaagaaattttagaaaaaaaaaaaaaaaaagaaaatgaaaaattattaaaaatcgaaaaaaaaaaaaattatataaaagatataaaaaataaacgaaatgaaaaaagtaaaaaatttcCACTAAATATTGAGCCTAATGATAAagttacaaaaatattattaagaTTACCAAATGGATTAAAAgttcaaaataattttagtAGCAATCATACCTTAAGAGATATATATGATTGGGCAGAATGCTGTGATATATTAGAAGttgataaaacaaaaaaacaaaatatgaatattccATGTAAATTTGATTTAATATGTGGCCatacaaaatatgttttaaaaaattcgacaaatttaattaagGAATTTGACTTATATCCAAATGCAGTTCTTAATATGAAATCTTTAGACTCATCTGATAATGAAGAATAATTTTTCCAAAAATATGAAGTAGCATTAATTTAGTAACTTTCGAATGAAATGTTTAGTTAATTTGTTTTGGAATTCCAATATACATTCTTAAGATAAAAATCTTAGGGAAATTATTGTGAATTTATTTGTTGTGGGTGTATGGCTCACGCCATTTGTTATTGCTACTTTTCGTTTGCTATTTAtagctttttttttcttttttcttttttatttcgcTGTTTTTAATTAAGTTTGTTGCAATGCATAACATTTttgaattaaatttattaaaaacaaaaaaataaaataaccaATTATCTACTTAATAAGGTAGCCGGATTGATGTGGAAATGTTAAATGGGTGAAATTGCTTTGgttttgttttgttttcttttctttgCTTTTTTAAGCCGGGGGGAATGAAATGATATCGAGTGTAAAGTCAGGTAAATAGTTGAGTGTAAATATGTAAGGATATAATATGTGTGTATTTTGTTtgtgatatattttaatatttttgaattgatgaaattattttatacttaatatataatcgAGGATAATGGACATGATGTTGTGTAAAAAGCTAGCTTGATTAGTTAGTTTTGCACAGTATTTTtatgtcttttttttttattttttgataaaacaTTTTGAGAAATATGCACACCCATGCACATGGTATGTTGCGATTCTTATGagactatatatataaacttgtctgcatttattataaaaaatcatttttttaatattatttacaaaatatagataacTTTTTGAATTTgagtattatttttatttaaaataatcgaatatataagaatttaatatataataggaATAAAAATCCGAAGTAGAATCAGCCATAGAAACCTCTCTAgtcatatattatgtatatatgtattagtttatgaattaaaaattttctcAATTTTTggaatttatatatataataggaaagaataataataaaataaattccactaaataaatatttcttcattttaattataaaaaacaaaaaaagagtgtagttataataatattaaaagattGTCAAGTTTTGAATGTgctatgaaaaaaaaagaaaaaatttgaacctctttttatatgtacacaattttatttgtggtatctaaaaaataacccaacttgatatattatattatgtatgaatttattaaaaaaataaaaatttatgaaaattatgTCAACACATTAGACATATATgagttttatttaaatactttgtatattttattttagttATGTTTGAAGGAAAAGATCATTATAGAGTTAAATCTATTATCTAAGAATTGAAAAGGTagctttaaaaaaataaataataaatagaaatagaaaatattattaaggtcataaatatatggatTAACGAGGATGCttgaaaaaatgtaaatttaTGGGGGGGGTAGTGGCTCAATATAAAAGGGAAATGATAAATCGATTTCTTTAGATTTGTGTTATTTCTTTAGAACTAACACATATACAGATATATACACATGTGTGTGCGTGTTTGTTTTAATGCATTCTAAATTTATCATATCTATACTATTTGAATTGGTAGTATTTCGTTATCTTATTATTATGaggtatatattatatacatatatataatagtaaaTTGGAAGATGCACATTGTgatttattatacataacatatttttatgttttttattatttatgaatGTGCAAACGAATAAATGTGTTGTATCTTTTGTTATTGTGCATTTgaagtaaatatattagtttttaatattttctctaaaaatataaaaaataaagaatgaTAAAGACAATATTTGtttggaaaatataaaattgaaagGTGGTTATTCCCCCTTTTTATGTGCATATgtatcataaatatatttatttaatataatttatttatatataattattttattattatatatatttttgcttattttgtgtatttagaatatattttcgatttgtattaaaaaacacACACACAGTATTTTCAAAGTTTATAAGTTGgcaaaaattaattttattattttttttcctccatttttataccatttttataaccAGTTTTATGCCATTTTTATAACCagttttatatcatttttataaccagttttatatcatttttataataagtTTTATAACAGTTTGTACTAGTCTGTTTCAATACGTTcaaatgttatatttttcatttccatactattattaatttttatttaatatatatattttgttaaaatgATTCAATTCCTTAAAAATCTACAgttgtataaaaaaagggaaaCTTCCGATATAAAACCCActacaaaaaaaagtaaaatgaaatatgaggattttaattttattcgTACACTCGGAACTGGTAAGTATTAttctttctttattttgatatatatatataagtaaaatataaaataaattaaagctatatataataatccAATATTTGCTTACTATTATCTAATACTGATGAATCGGTCGCTGTCCACATAgacatttattattttttttattacaattaGCTTGCTgcattttttgatatatttctatgtatatatggaaatattcgtttgaattttttttattttttattattattattattattatttttttttttttaaattcgaAGGGTCATTCGGGAGAGTGATTTTAgcaacatataaaaatgaagacTTACCTCCAGTTGCAATTAAACGATTTGAAAAaagcaaaataataaaacaaaaacaagTTGATCATGTATTTTctgaaagaaaaatattaaattatataagtCACCCATTTTGTGTAAGTAAATCAAAGAAGATAAAATGCCAAAATGAATACTGACCTAATTGAGAGCGATAAttatgaattttattttttagaatattttattttttcattaaaattatattgtttaGAAATGTTTGATTTCATAATTTGAatgttaaaatttaaagaaaaatattgttattcTATGTACCACTGCTTGTAATATGTATGTAGATGTGGatgtgtatatttattttttttacttaatACAATGTTAGGTTAATTTATATGGATCATTTAAGGATGAatcttatttatatttggtTCTTGAATTTGTAATTGGAGgtgaattttttacatttttgagaagaaataaaagattTCCAAATGATGTAGGGTGTTTCTATGCAGCACaaattgttttaatatttgaatatttgCAGAGTTTAAATATTGTATACAGGTAAAGGGGGTTTagttttttacattttttacactttttacattttttacaatttttacattttttacactttttacattttttacaatttttacattttttacattttttacactttttacaatttttacaatttttacattttttacaatttttacaatttttatttgtttggTTTCCTATTCAGAGACTTAAAGCCCGAGAACTTGCTTCTGGATAAAGATggatttataaaaatgactGATTTTGGTTTTGCAAAAGTTGTAAACACACGAACATACACCTTATGCGGAACACCTGAATATATAGCCCcagaaatattattaaatgcTGGCCATGGAAAAGCGGTAAGAAaagtgaaaataaataaataaggaGAGTGAATATTGGATAATGGTAAAGAGGGTAATAtgttaatttgtttatatttttattttaggTGGATTGGTGGACATTGGGAatctttatatatgaaattttAGTTGGATATCCTCCTTTTTATGCAAATGAAcctttattaatatatcagaaaattttagaaggaattatttatttccctaaatttttagataataattgtaagcatttaatgaaaaaactATTATCTCATGATCTTACAAAAAGATATggaaatttaaaaaaaggtGCTCAAAGTGTTAAAGAACATCCATGGTTTTCTAATATTGAATggaataatttattaaataaaagagTTGATGTTCCATATAAAcctaaatataaaaatatattcgaTGCAtctaattttgaaaaagtTCAAGAAGATTTATCTATAGCAGATAAAgttattaatgaaaatgatcCATTTTTTGATTGGTAGAAAGGAAAGTTTTGGTTATATTTTACaacataataatagtgatatataaaaattgttttagTTTTAgcttttgttttttttcaagttaaattattgtatccatatatatatatatatatgtgtgtatatttttattattatctttgATTTTTATACTTTCGAGTTATTTGGGAATATATACAGAATATTAGGGTGTCCtatactatatatacaaatatatatatgatgtataggatcaaaaaaaaattaaaaaagataattattttatgttttcgTCATGTGCTTagtgaatataaaaaagatgtGAAAAAAGAGTATGAAAATCCATGAACCAATAGAAGGATGCTGTGTATACTTATAagtgtatattattttgttctgttttttctttctaatttatttgttcatttttatatatttaagcATTATGATCGCTTCTATTCCGTTTCACttgattatattttattttatttcattttacttgattatattttatttcatttatttcaataTATGGATGGATATGTATAGATGTCATAAATTCATTTCAccttaaaaataatataaattaaaacaaaattaataagaaaatataatgaggAAACGATTGTTACGATGTTTGATATTAGTTTATGAGGGGTGGGATAAAATTTGtgaaattataataatcgTAAAAATAAGTTGAATATAAGACATgggtatttattttatgatgTAATTAGATGTATTGTTGACTCTCTTTTTTGGGCTAATTTTAGAATTTTGTAATTcaaaatttgtattaaatCTGGtggtattttatttattttaacgAAATCGGTTTGGttattttgaattatatttttgtttgaaTTTGTAATAGAATTTAAAAAGGATATTTTACAATTAGCTTTTgttgattttattttgtatgcTTTTCGAAAATTATTGTGcgtgaaaaaataatcatatttttgtaaataatttttacaattttgtCTATTCTGATTATAAATGCtgaatttaatataattgtCAAATGGTGTGTATTTACCACAAAATATGAATTGATTGAATAAATTCggaattttataaatttttaatttaatatcaATTAGTttgtaattatatttatataaggaataatattttccaaAAATGTTTTCAGGGGAAGGACCAAAATAAGGTactaaatttttaataactGGAATCTT from Plasmodium berghei ANKA genome assembly, chromosome: 8 harbors:
- a CDS encoding V-type proton ATPase subunit E, putative, with translation MALDDAEAQKQIQQMVNFILNEAKDKAHEIEAKALEDFNIEKLRIVQKMKEKIRLEFQKKAKQMEIKRSINHSSAINKARLKKLCAKDQVFKEIYKISSDKLAELYKDKDKYKNLIIDLIVQALYYIQEPHVIVMYREVDKSVVDGCLSEAAHKYTEKIKKQFNITKNVKIELDKSGNYLPPPPSENNEGASCLGGIILTTPNRKINCDNTLDLRLKLAIKHCTTEIKRMFFEMD
- a CDS encoding cAMP-dependent protein kinase catalytic subunit, translated to MIQFLKNLQLYKKRETSDIKPTTKKSKMKYEDFNFIRTLGTGSFGRVILATYKNEDLPPVAIKRFEKSKIIKQKQVDHVFSERKILNYISHPFCVNLYGSFKDESYLYLVLEFVIGGEFFTFLRRNKRFPNDVGCFYAAQIVLIFEYLQSLNIVYRDLKPENLLLDKDGFIKMTDFGFAKVVNTRTYTLCGTPEYIAPEILLNAGHGKAVDWWTLGIFIYEILVGYPPFYANEPLLIYQKILEGIIYFPKFLDNNCKHLMKKLLSHDLTKRYGNLKKGAQSVKEHPWFSNIEWNNLLNKRVDVPYKPKYKNIFDASNFEKVQEDLSIADKVINENDPFFDW
- a CDS encoding UBX domain-containing protein, putative, with product MDNEIKLFMEMTKLSDKDEAKRLVEMCNGNLEDNIVKYLKNGELESLSQGNELKKRKGNEDNSNKTENIVNDKVYKKSENNIVKSHFFEILNNIRGVICPLFRNIYNMITSCFNLISSYILNSCNKNSFTVYYEEKYGKIHVNFFNGNLKDAINKSKKEEKLLLVYLHIDNEESEYFCKHIYTNIEIIPFFENNCILYAQDISKYPFIELHDKINIYMFPQISILLTYTSNIKELSVIYGRPSATDIIQSIIECIEKAAIEKNKMERNRSMVSNVNETVYRDRLLREEQDREYQEALKKDKEILEKKKKKENEKLLKIEKKKNYIKDIKNKRNEKSKKFPLNIEPNDKVTKILLRLPNGLKVQNNFSSNHTLRDIYDWAECCDILEVDKTKKQNMNIPCKFDLICGHTKYVLKNSTNLIKEFDLYPNAVLNMKSLDSSDNEE
- a CDS encoding AP2 domain transcription factor, putative, yielding MLRNIINQSENLRKKILQSKNLCTLSEILLSKHPYKPKTREIIHPHITPPENLAPSDCFSAKASGLQQFIPNNYYRTKWIESLRSGEYLGDDYPWNLLPMWKYWKKRKYNVKYDEIPWFISKVKGVSYYHRLNVWMVQWVEDGVHRIRRFRCAFGVLQAKLAAEQFRRNLEQSGRVDNRKSERQLRMDYIQKKDERLLRKKKYSKISKGQF